From a single Hemibagrus wyckioides isolate EC202008001 linkage group LG27, SWU_Hwy_1.0, whole genome shotgun sequence genomic region:
- the LOC131347590 gene encoding interphotoreceptor matrix proteoglycan 2-like, whose protein sequence is MTDSLVLSSKSGEVTGSLSRMKRGILFPSGVKLCSQETVKQALQNHLDYFHLRVCQETIWEAFKIFWDRLPKRDEYQLWISRCQNGSVSAFDIGRSFSQSPEHLAIIASRVQMASATSQQTTADPTKADIISTADGEPIVSTEKALDLVTEAIAPEEEATVTPTEAITTTETFTGAPTQVVVPTQQSTGTPDITIVNLGDYGNTPTQAIVQTDQSTSIATEVIATSKKSTVTPTKATELTTQTKTHLIPTSTIASEFEVTVEDSDKPAFSLTTQDSHRVNPDSLTEVTSQATEQISPGTELEGNHNAPEMPLNTTAVAFDSDEDAGTVEVAVNSGLGETKVETEEELDEESVQVDDGGGEAALQSSPSPTVEITLEPWIDEQPESTQPDDSLDKSLDEPPLSSREDTLEGDDSTSGSVIVEEVSGTAEDPYKIDKDSSEKTEDDTRVKISNDVDDVRLEIVGGEVTEYSVPEEEGTFAGAEVLLEAPTNELTLGENTPVAEDVHASASADIAFNFTVKDNSKDVPKDDGSYELDVSFDGTPVDITEDATESITLVENTGQAQSEVNVTTAVHEVPPKPMGDITAVENDKPASTGKIEPSEFILETNGKDDTLASTLQPSVIILDVEDFTPEVTPTTQEYTSGTNSMETDKEDTPEENLLEYTVEEKTPKVLEDTITTLHEMTITEDTNMSVDTEEDSNTLAVPDAAPHAVIPDDTTSELTETLDTSTGTLKQDDTPAPSVEKSTVDLNELTTSMQQSSIPSPVQASTQISNNIIDEGNMIGNEIDDLLLRPVRPIMDQVVELNIKLRGETYDDALRDPSSPYFQHLSEQFVEKVRHRLPVGGLAVVVHYAIVLEGDVAGINNETMTDITLRSNQVEKSYTELEELPTVVYTVTDLRHYITQALHKEGHGNNGNTSLDVDPDSLQLENVETLPLSKPTSRPLDSSNMMVSSGSMDNVLAAEKPPDIPGLDFTNNDVFINNEDFLFDNLHPYHPWMGTQTEVASENDIIFENNPLTPLTEIPLHRTIDVERISKTDETSIDSTLITENDIAIEKEGFLETTTPAIPVTVTEEVHPTPFEAKSTATEMPHVKLPGAKYSVEDKHTDIGSGFSSNDQILDIFPWITDRPSVSIENDVSKAKDDHEDHEMKNIKGGSESDIAVHQTASEVPLQDNVLMTQDIHHLPQDTSTEQAPGFLPMTTLMVDLSVQTKEISDQYPGELSTSVAAATELPENVHPTTNSPFTEGSTVQSSEMNPKNENFSPTSPTVMLIRETSTNLKSEDATTETLQQATEPPFVLGIKTDTVEESPIVPATREPISEAVTRLPEIFEFENLKDGVEIIEDITFKLTQAPVLEFSDEDLVKDEIIVVSAEPAILVTEAPNEHVSTQHSTEKETPFTRIFDYTPVKDTSLLHTTVKPLPSHTSDPIIPEEMISQPSSHPTVDTQNNAVGPTETSTNNVKLSTASHHSTASVTPNGTDISERDLPSTTVLPIFQTTFYPSEKVADTAASREDHLPKNDLTSTPSLSDLIFFHENKKNHSSTAESLVPGSPNITDLDMSFDIIHYDENGSGFAHGNDMASVAMPVSPGRALMVFFSLRVTNMIFSQDLFNKSSSEYKTLERQFLDLLVPYLQSNLSNFQHLEILNFRNGSIVVNSRMKFGKPVPHEVTSAVYLILENFCKTAYQTMNLDIDKHSLDVESGDKADPCKFQACNEFSKCTVNQWSGEAECVCDPGYFSVDGLPCRSICDIKEDFCLNDGKCDIIPGRGAICRCRVGENWWYRGEHCEEYVSEPLVVGIAISSVAGFLLVAAGIIFFLTRTLREQYDKEDSEDPLRYNDLVPSLERGNRFDGTFESDVTSRSGRYRQTYFSTGDEMGNVSENVQLMQEEIPDRVQILELNAKDHRFADFAQQLRV, encoded by the exons ATGACAGACAGCTTGGTCTTGTCTTCCAAATCTGGAGAGGTGACAGGTAGCCTGTCCAGAATGAAACGAGGCATCCTGTTTCCCAGCGGAGTCAAACTGTGCTCTCAGGAGACTGTGAAGCAAGCGCTCCAGAACCACCTGGACTACTTTCACCTGAGAG TGTGTCAGGAGACTATCTGGGAGGCATTTAAGATCTTCTGGGACAGGCTTCCCAAAAGAGACGAGTACCAGCTGTGGATTAGCAGGTGCCAGAATGGCAGTGTTAGCGCGTTTGATATTGGCAGGAGCTTCAGTCAGTCCCCGGAGCATCTCGCCATCATCGCCAGT AGAGTGCAAATGGCTTCAGCAACAAG CCAACAGACTACAGCTGACCCTACAAAAGCTGACATCATCTCCACCGCTGATGGAG AACCCATAGTGTCCACAGAGAAGGCTTTGGATCTTGTGACAGAAGCCATAGCACCTGAAGAAGAGGCTACAGTCACTCCAACAGAAGCTATAACAACCACAGAAACATTTACTGGTGCTCCAACACAAGTGGTAGTACCCACACAACAGTCTACGGGTACTCCAGACATAACTATAGTAAATTTAGGGGATTATGGAAATACTCCAACACAAGCAATAGTACAGACAGACCAGTCTACCAGTATTGCAACAGAAGTAATAGCAACATCCAAAAAGTCTACAGTAACTCCAACCAAAGCTACAGAATTAAcaacacagactaaaacacattTAATCCCAACCTCCACTATTGCCTCAGAGTTTGAGGTCACTGTAGAGGACAGTGATAAACCTGCTTTCAGTTTAACCACTCAAGATTCACACAGGGTAAATCCTGATTCTCTGACAGAAGTTACCAGTCAGGCAACTGAGCAGATAAGCCCAGGGACTGAATTGGAAGGTAACCATAATGCCCCTGAAATGCCTTTGAATACTACTGCAGTTGCCTTTGACAGTGATGAGGATGCTGGTACTGTTGAAGTTGCTGTCAATTCTGGTTTAGGGGAAACCAAAGTAGAAACAGAGGAGGAATTAGACGAGGAAAGTGTGCAGgtagatgatggtggtggtgaagcaGCACTACAGTCTTCACCCAGCCCTACTGTAGAGATCACACTTGAACCTTGGATAGATGAGCAACCAGAAAGCACCCAACCAGATGACTCTCTAGACAAGTCACTAGATGAACCACCACTTTCTAGTAGGGAAGACACACTTGAAGGTGATGATTCCACATCTGGGTCTGTTATTGTGGAAGAGGTATCTGGGACAGCTGAGGATCCATATAAAATTGATAAGGATTCATCAGAGAAGACGGAAGATGATACACGTGTAAAGATTagtaatgatgttgatgatgtcagATTGGAGATTGTTGGAGGTGAGGTCACTGAATACAGTGTCCCTGAAGAGGAGGGTACCTTTGCAGGGGCTGAAGTGTTACTTGAGGCCCCCACAAATGAGCTGACCTTAGGAGAGAATACACCTGTAGCTGAAGATGTACATGCTTCTGCCAGTGCAGACATTGCATTTAATTTTACAGTAAAGGATAATTCCAAAGATGTACCTAAAGACGATGGAAGTTATGAACTTGATGTTTCATTTGATGGAACACCTGTGGATATAACAGAAGATGCAACTGAATCCATAACTTTGGTTGAAAATACAGGTCAAGCACAATCAGAAGTGAATGTAACGACTGCAGTCCACGAAGTGCCACCCAAACCTATGGGTGATATTACAGCTGTTGAAAATGACAAACCTGCCTCCACTGGTAAAATCGAGCCATCTGAGTTTATACTCGAGACTAATGGTAAAGATGACACACTTGCTTCCACGCTTCAACCCAGTGTCATCATTCTGGATGTTGAAGATTTCACGCCCGAGGTTACACCTACAACTCAAGAATACACATCTGGAACCAATAGCATGGAAACTGACAAAGAAGATACCCCTGAAGAGAATTTACTTGAATATACAGTTGAAGAGAAGACACCTAAGGTTCTTGAGGACACAATAACAACCTTACATGAAATGACAATTACAGAAGATACTAACATGTCCGTAGATACAGAGGAAGATTCTAACACATTAGCTGTACCTGACGCTGCACCTCATGCTGTGATTCCTGATGATACAACTTCAGAGTTAACTGAAACTTTAGACACATCAACGGGGACATTAAAACAGGATGACACACCTGCACCATCAGTTGAGAAATCTACTGTGGACCTAAATGAACTGACAACCAGCATGCAGCAAAGCAGTATCCCATCCCCAGTACAAGCATCCACACAAATCTCCAATAACATAATAGATGAAGGGAATATG ATTGGCAATGAAATTGATGATCTTTTGCTACGTCCTGTGCGCCCAATAATGGACCAAGTGGTGGAGCTGAACATTAAACTCAGAGGAGAGACATATGATGATGCTCTGAGAGATCCATCAAGCCCATACTTCCAGCATCTGTCTGAACAGTTCGTTGAAAAGGTGCGCCACAGGCTTCCTGTAGG AGGACTTGCAGTGGTGGTCCATTACGCCATTGTCCTGGAAGGAGACGTAGCAGGCATTAACAACGAGACCATGACCGACATCACACTCAGGTCCAACCAGGTGGAGAAATCCTACACAGAACTGGAGGAGCTGCCCACCGTGGTCTACACTGTCACAGACTTACGCCATTACATCACACAGGCACTGCACAAAGAGGGCCATGGGAACAATGGAAACACCAGTTTGGATGTGGACCCTGACTCGCTGCAGCTGGAAAATG TGGAGACACTGCCGCTTTCCAAACCAACCAGCAGACCGCTCGACTCCAGTAACATGATGGTGAGTTCAGGGTCAATG GACAATGTGCTTGCTGCAGAAAAGCCACCCGATATTCCTGGACTGGACTTCACCAATAATGATGTCTTCATCAATAACGAGGATTTCCTATTTGACAACTTGCACCCGTATCACCCCTGGATGGGCACTCAGACTGAGGTGGCTAGTGAAAATGACATTATTTTTGAAAACAATCCACTTACACCGCTTACGGAGATCCCACTTCATAGGACAATTGATGTAGAAAGGATCTCCAAAACCGATGAGACCAGCATAGATTCCACACTCATCACTGAAA ATGATATTGCAATTGAAAAAGAAGGCTTCCTAGAAACCACAACCCCTGCTATTCCTGTTACTGTGACTGAGGAGGTCCATCCTACGCCATTTGAGGCTAAGAGTACTGCAACAGAAATGCCTCATGTAAAACTTCCAGGAGCAAAATATTCAGTAGAAGATAAGCACACAGACATAGGATCTGGTTTCTCCAGCAATGACCAAATCCTTGACATATTTCCATGGATAACAGACCGGCCTTCGGTAAGCATAGAGAATGATGTTTCAAAAGCTAAAGATGATCATGAAGAccatgaaatgaaaaacatcAAAGGAGGATCAGAATCAGATATTGCTGTCCATCAAACAGCATCTGAAGTACCATTACAAGACAATGTTCTTATGACTCAAGACATTCACCATCTCCCTCAGGACACATCCACAGAACAGGCACCAGGGTTCTTACCTATGACGACCTTGATGGTGGACCTTTCAGTGCAGACTAAAGAGATTTCTGATCAGTACCCAGGTGAACTCTCCACTTCGGTTGCTGCTGCGACTGAACTGCCAGAAAATGTGCATCCTACTACCAATAGTCCTTTCACAGAAGGATCAACAGTCCAGAGCTCAGAAATGAATCCTAAAAATGAAAACTTTAGTCCCACTTCACCAACAGTGATGCTCATAAGAGAAACATCTACCAATCTTAAATCAGAGGATGCTACAACAGAAACACTACAACAGGCCACAGAACCTCCTTTTGTTCTTGGCATAAAGACTGATACCGTAGAAGAATCTCCCATTGTCCCTGCAACAAGAGAACCTATCAGTGAAGCTGTGACCCGTTTGCCAGAGATTTTTGAGTTTGAGAATTTGAAGGATGGGGTGGAGATTATTGAGgacattacatttaaattaacTCAAGCTCCAGTTTTGGAATTCTCTGACGAAGATCTTGTCAAAGATGAAATCATCGTGGTGAGTGCAGAACCTGCAATATTGGTCACTGAAGCACCAAATGAACATGTGTCAACCCAGCACTCAACCGAGAAGGAGACTCCATTCACCAGAATATTTGACTATACTCCAGTAAAAGACACATCTCTACTACACACGACTGTGAAGCCTTTACCCAGTCATACATCTGACCCAATTATTCCTGAAGAGATGATATCACAGCCTTCAAGTCACCCAACTGTAGACACTCAAAACAATGCTGTTGGACCAACAGAAACAAGCACCAATAATGTCAAACTCTCCACAGCATCTCACCATTCCACAGCTTCAGTTACTCCCAATGGCACCGATATCTCTGAGAGAGACCTTCCATCTACAACCGTACTCCCAATCTTTCAAACAACCTTCTACCCTTCAGAAAAGGTTGCCGATACTGCAGCCTCCAGAGAGGATCATCTACCCAAGAATGATCTTACATCAACCCCTAGCCTTTCTgatctcattttctttcatgaaaacaaaaagaaccACAGCAGCACAGCAGAGTCTCTCGTTCCAGGCAGCCCAAACATAACTGACCTTGATATGTCCTTTGACATTATCCATTATGATGAAAACGGCAGCGGATTCGCTCATGGTAATGACATGGCTAGTGTCGCCATGCCAGTGAGTCCTGGTCGAGCTCTAATGGTATTTTTCAGTCTTCGAGTCACCAACATGATATTTTCCCAGGATCTGTTCAACAAAAGCTCCTCTGAATACAAAACTCTGGAACGACAATTTTTAGACTTG CTGGTCCCATATCTACAGTCCAATCTGAGCAACTTTCAGCACCTGGAGATCCTAAACTTTAGGAATGGAAGCATTGTAGTGAACAGCAGGATGAAGTTTGGGAAACCGGTTCCCCATGAAGTGACATCTGCAGTCTACCTCATTCTAGAGAATTTCTGCAAGACAGCTTACCAGACGATGAACCTCGATATCGACAAGCACTCTCTGGATGTTGAATCAG GTGACAAGGCAGACCCGTGTAAGTTCCAGGCATGTAACGAGTTCTCTAAGTGTACGGTGAACCAGTGGTCAGGCGAGGCAGAGTGTGTATGCGACCCCGGCTACTTCAGCGTGGACGGTCTGCCGTGTCGGAGCATCTGTGACATTAAAGAAGATTTCTGCCTCAATGACGGCAAGTGCGACATCATACCTGGGAGAGGTGCCATATGCAG GTGTCGTGTTGGGGAGAACTGGTGGTATCGTGGTGAACACTGTGAGGAGTACGTCTCTGAGCCTCTAGTGGTCGGCATCGCCATCAGCTCCGTCGCTGGCTTCCTGCTCGTTGCCGCTGGAATCATCTTCTTCCTGACCAGAACGCTGCGAGAGCAGTACGACAAGGAGGACTCGGAGGATCCGCTGCG ATATAACGACCTCGTTCCTTCTTTGGAAAGAGGGAACAGGTTTGACGGCACGTTTGAGAGTGACGTAACCTCACGCAGTGGCAGATATCGACAGACGTACTTCAGCACCGGGGACGAGATGGGGAACGTCTCCGAGAATGTTCAGCTCATGCAAGAG GAAATCCCGGATCGTGTTCAGATCCTCGAGCTCAACGCCAAAGACCACCGGTTTGCTGATTTTGCACAGCAGCTTCGAGTTTGA